The Hypomesus transpacificus isolate Combined female unplaced genomic scaffold, fHypTra1 scaffold_61, whole genome shotgun sequence genomic sequence TCACACACCACAACGCACACTGTAGAacctactcacacaccacaccacacactgtagaacctactcacacaccacaacacacactgtagaacctgctcacacaccacaacacacactgtagaacctgctcacacaccacaacacacactgtagagAGCCTGATGCTGGCAGGGGACAAGGGTGATAGATCGGGTTACGGGGAGGTTGTTCAGCAGGTGCCCAAACCACCTCACAGGGGAGGGTTAGGTTAGAGGGTAAAGACCCCTCCTCACAGGGGAGGGTTAGGTTAGAGGGTAAAGACCCCTCCTCACAGGGGAGGGTTAGGTTAGAGGGTAAAGACCCCTCCtcgcagggttagggttaggttagaggGTAAAGGGGTTAAAGGGTAAaggggttagagggttaggTTAGAGGGTAAAGGGGTTAGAGGGTAAaggggttagagggttaggTTAGAGGGTAAAGGGGTTAGAGGGTAAaggggttagagggttaggttagaaagtaAAGGGGTTAGAGGGTAAAGGGGTTAGAGGGTAAAGGGGTTAGAGGGtaaaggggttagggttagagggtaaAGGGGTTAGAGGGTAAaggggttagagggttaggTTAGAGGGTAAAGGGGTTAGAGGGTAAAGGGGTTAGAGGGTAAAGGGGTTAGAGGGTAAAGGGGTTAGAGGGTAAaggggttagagggttaggttagagggtaaaggggttagggttagagggtaaAGGGGTTAGAGGGTAAaggggttagagggttaggttagagggtaaaggggttagggttagagggtaaaggggttagagggttaggttagagggtaaaggggttagggttagggggtaaaggggttagagggttaggttagagggtaaaggggttagggttagagggtaaAGGGGTTAGAGGGTAaaggggttagggggttagagTTATGGTGCGTTTACACTGCAGCGATGCGAGCAACACGACAACATGCTTTCCAAAAGACCTTGTCCATTTTCAATGGAGCCAAGCAAATTGCTTGCATGGTGCTTTGTGGGTAGCGACATGACGCGCTCcaagttgagattttctcaactttatgcaaatgaggagcgattttcgctagcaatGGCCAATCAGAGTTTTTTCTTGTTTCACGTaatgtagcaaccatggtaaacatttctagctttctaggtttcaagatgGAGTATAAACTAATTGCctgtgtggctgcatatccagtcctgtacgatacgtctctgtatttgtacagagacattaataaaaagaatgaggcctggCGCAGGTTTGCCCACGTTGTCGGTGCTCctggtgtttttgttttacttttaaactcagtctctcgtcacattacgtaacttcgtactgtggtaactagctagcctgGCTGGGACTCCCTtgtcgtatcgacagattagcagagactttgagtaatataatgaaaatgttttacacatggcaacgtgtatgtctattttgTATATGCTACAAGTTGTATGTGTATGTCTATTTTGTATATGCTACAAGTTGCATTTTGATCGATATTGcaagtacgtaaacccaagtctgcacactttgccATGACGTTATACAgtacaaactacaacagtgaatttagagaactacaactctactgtatgaatctgtctgacacgccccaagcgtggtgcattgtgggaaggtgagcgatggcaagcgattcgagTTGCCGCAGTGTAAATGCACCATTAGGGTTAGAGGGTTTAGGGGTTAGGTTAGAGGGGTGGAGATGGAATACCACACAGGGttagaaggtgtgtgtgaagtgtgtgtactgtgtgtgtgtgtagtgtgtgtgtgtgaacctgggTCAGCTGCTCCTGTAGTCTCCTCACTCCAGCAGTACTCAGGTGCTCCTGCCTCTTCCAGCCCTCCACCACCTTGGCtagagtctgacacacacaggtagaacacacacacataacacacacacagccagatcaATATGTGTAAGGTTTGTGggggtgtttgagtgtgtatggtgtttgtgtaaggtgtgtgtgtgtggtgtttgtgtaaggtgtgtgtgtatggcgtgTGTGTATAGTTTGTGTGTTTCCAGACCTTGTCCAGTTGTTCAATCATGATGTCCTTCTTCCTGTCAGCTGACACAGCCAGAGCCAATCGCTGTTGGAGTTCCATGGTCTTCGTCTGCAACATCATCACCTGCTCCTCACActgctgctctctcacacacacacacacacacacacacacacacgccatacacacaccatgtaagagtgtgtgaatgagtgtgtgaataagtgtgtgtgtgtagttgtgtgtgtgtgtatgtgtgtttaccctGCGTCTGATCCTCTCTCGGTCCAGGCTGTCCCTGAGCAGTGTGGTCTCCGGGGGCGACAGCAGcaggtgtgaggaggaggaggagtaacaGGGAAACAGCTCCTCCAACCCTGCTGCTCCACCCAGGGCTGCTGCTCCACCCAGGGCTGCTGCTCCACCCAGGGCTGCTGCCCCACCCAGGGCTGCTGTCCCACCCAGGGCTGCTGTCCCACTTattacaggaggacaggagttAAAAGTGTATGAAcacgtgtacatgtgtgtgtgtgtgtgtgtcacctgatgtgtgtgtgtgttacctgagcaGGTTTGAGGTGGTGTCACTGCTGAAGGCCAGGTTGGGACTTGAGAGATGTGAGATGAAGTTGTCCTCTGCTGGCcagaaagaaaacaacattaGACCCCTTCAActgtctcacctgtgtgtgtgtgtcacatgtgtgtgtgtatatgtgtgtgtgcgtctcacctgtgtgtgtgtgtgtgtgtgtgtgtgtgtgtgtgtgtgtgtgtgttcccgtgTTTCCCACAGGATCTTATGAGACTATGGTGGcccaagacacacttgttccgggagtacaactgcacttaggaatgcttggctggacctgatgatagtttcctccaggatcacaatgacttattgagagacttgttgcttttgttggttagttataacggatttaaacttttgtactcgctgtgaaatattttactgttgattgttcttctacaggtacactcttgcactttttgggtttcaagttgtttaattgtacttgcactttttgagtttcatgttgtttaattgtaacttgtttaactgcatgctcttatatggttcttccctttggcacttatttggtttttcacaatgtatgcttcatgttttggctgcttgcaatgtttggggatatctcggagttatgatcagtgacctatgctcttttgtaaagctctctcttggaagtcgctttggataaaagcgtctgctaaatgcttaaatgtaaatgtaatgtgtgtctcccctgtgtgtgtgtgtgtgtctcccctctgtgtgtctcccctctgtgtgtctcccctctgtgtgtgtgtctcccctgtgtgtgtgtgtctcacctgtgtgtgtgtgtctcacctgtgtgtgtctcccctctgtgtatgtgtgtgtctcccctctgtgtgtctcccctgtgtgtgtgtctcccctctgtgtgtctcccctctgtgtgtctcccctctgtgtgtgtgtgtgtctcccctctgtgtgtctcccctctgtgtgtctcccctctgtgtgtctcccctctttgtgtctcccctgtgtgtgtgtctcccctgtgtgtctcccctctgtgtgtctcccctctgtgtgtctcccctctgtgtgtgtgtctcccctctgtgtgtctcacctgtgtgtgtgtgtctcccctgtgtgtgtgtgtctcccctctgtgtgtctcccctctgtgtgtctcccctgtgtgtgtgtgtgtgtctcccctctgtgtgtctcccctctgtgtgtctcccctctgtgtgtctcccctctgtgtgtctcccctgtgtgtgtgtgtctctcctgtgtgtgtgtgtctcccctctgtgtgtctcccctctttgtgtctcccctgtgtgtgtgtgtctcccctctgtgtgtctcccctctgtgtgtctcccctctttgtgtctcccctgtgtgtgtgtgtctcccctatttgtgtctcccctgtgtgtgtgtgtctcccctctgtgtgtctcccctctgtgtgtctcccctctgtgtgtctcccctgtgtgtgtgtgtgtctcccctctgtgtgtctcccctctgtgtgtctcccctctgtgtgtctcccctctgtgtgtctcccctgtgtgtgtctcccctctgtgtgtctcccctctgtgtgtctcccctgtgtgtgtgtgtgtctcccctgtgtgtgtctcccctctgtgtgtctcccctgtgtgtgtctcccctctgtgtgtctcccctgtgtgtgtgtgtgtctcccctgtgtgtgtctcccctctgtgtgtctcccctgtgtgtgtgtgtgtctcccctgtgtgtgtctcccctctgtgtgtctcccctctgtgtgtcttaataatgcgaatctgggatcccgaGTTCACGACCCAGTGCAGGTACCCTCGTAcaatattctttaacttttactgtgagaaaatgacataattctcaCGGCCTACAGATGTATCAcatcattttaatgtgtgagcaatAATATCAGattaaaatgaacacatgtagccttaattaaaatattaaataacatAGGGTAGtctctaccgtcggagacaaccactacgcctcattcagccagtttaaacggctgctagatgacgctgttcattttcaatgcgccgatagttcggctctttgggccggaacaatccggaagaaactaccaaagcttcacaaagcATCGTTCGCTCAtccctacctgtgtgtgtgtgtgtctcccctttgtgtgtgtgtgtgtgtgtgtgtgtgtgtctcccctgtgtgtgtgtgtgtgtgtgtgtgtgtcctgtgtgtgtgtctcccctgtgtgtgtgtgtgtgtgtgtgtgtctcccctgtgtgtgtgtgtgtgtgtctcccctgtgtgtgtgtgtgtgtgtgtgtgtgtgtgtgtgtgtgtctcccctgtgtgtgtgtgtgtgtgtctcccctgtgtgtgtgtatctcacctgtgtgtgtgtgtgtgtgtctcccctgtgtgtgtgtgtgtgtgtctcccctgtgtgtgtgtgtgtgtgtgtgtgtgtgtgtctcccctgtgtgtgtgtgtgtgtgtctcccctgtgtgtgtgtgtctcccctgtgtgtgtgtgtgtgtatctcccctgtgtgtgtgtgtctcccctgtgtgtgtgtatctcacctgtgtgtgcgtgtctcagcAGGGTGTGAAGGTGAGCCCTGACATtctccatgtctgtgtgtgtgtgtctcagcaggGTGTGAAGGTGAGCCCTGACATtctccatgtctgtgtgtgtgtgtctcagcaggGTGTGAAGGTGAGCCCTGACATtctccatgtctgtgtgtgtgtgtctcagcaggGTGTGAAGGTGAGCCCTGACATTCTCCATGTCCTGGATGTGTCCTCCACCATTCTacagtccaaacacacacacacgtttcagaCATGTAATACCAAATATACAcctaattaaacacacacacacacgtttcataCATGTAATACCAAATATACAcctaattaaacacacacacacacgtttcagaCATGTAATACCAAATATACAcctaattaaacacacacacacacgtttcagaCATGTAATACCAAATATACAcctaattaaacacacacacacacgtttcataCATGTAATACCAAATATACAcctaattaaacacacacacacacgtttcataCATGTAATACCAAATATACAcctaattaaacacacacacacacgtttcataCATGTAATACCAAATATACAcctaattaaacacacacacacacgtttcagaCATGTAATACCAAATATACAcctaattaaacacacacacacacgtttcataCATGTAATACCAAATATACAcctaattaaacacacacacacacgtttcataCATGTAATACCAAATATACAcctaattaaacacacacacacgtttcataCATGTAATACCAAATATACAcctaattaaacacacacacacacgtttcagaCATGTAATACCAAATATACAcctaattaaacacacacacacacgtttcataCATGTAATACCAAATATACAcctaattaaacacacacacacacgtttcataCATGTAATACCAAATATACAcctaattaaacacacacacacacgtttcagaCATGTAATACCAAATATACAcctaattaaacacacacacacacgtttcataCATGTAATACCAAATATACAcctaattaaacacacacacacacgtttcataCATGTAATACCAAATATACAcctaattaaacacacacacacgtttcataCATGTAATACCAAATATACAcctaattaaacacacacaaaacaataaacttaaacatatttacacacatacccCTGGCATGCAATCTTACCGTAGGATGGATGTAGCTGAAattcaccacctcctcctcctcccctctctccatccctctctcctcctcctctctctccatccctctctcctcctcccctctctccatccctctctcctcctcccctctctccttctccccttcaggggggaggcaggggggaggcagggggagtgcAGTACTGTGCAGCTGGGAGGACATCAGCAAGGGAACCTGcctgacatacacacattaaAATACAAATTCAAACACACttttaaacacgcacacacacacactttaaaacaaacacattaaaacacagggttaggattaggagagaggaggaggggagagggaggaaaggaaagggagGAACCAGAGGTGGGGATGGTGTTTGGGGGcgtaggaggaaaggagaggaaaggaggagaggaacctgATGTGGGCGTGGTGTTTGGGGGCATGGCCTCTGCTGTGCAGTTCTGTGCTTCTTTGAAGGGAGGAGTAAAGACGCGCTGTGACCTCACGAGACTCCTCCCACACCGGGCGGGGCGAGGAGGGCAACGAACGAATCACAGGGGAGCAGGACACAGCGTGgttttggagagagggggatggaggaggggaggaggggtggagggggagagagggggaggagggggcagttgTGGGTTGGGGTTCCATCTCACTCATCTTCTTTCTGTGGAGAACGTGCACGCGGACATCCACGAGTTTCAATTACTCAATACATACGCCATAACACGAAATGACCAGCAGAGGTTAGGACAAAGTGTCTAAAAAGACAGTTGTTTCAAATGACACAATTTTCTTTCGTCCCATTACTCTTGCTCGGTGGGCTACTATTACGCAAACTAGCTAGTTGGCAAACAGCTAAAGTTCAGTTGACACAAGTCGTACTGCCGCATGCCTGACTGCTGAGACACTTACATTtacttatttagcagacgcgcttaTCTAGAGCGCCTTACagttccccccgagacaagtagggttgaagtgccatgcccaaggacacaacttaatttggcacagccaggaatcgatctagcaaccttcagattactagcccggttccctaaccgctctgccatctgactcccttataGATAGATATGATTCTGCAATGTGGCTGGTAACTGACTGCTCTTTGACAGGTCATAAATTCCGTTACATTTGAAATAGCTATGCACTTCTGGTCCTTGTTTTGCTGCTGTTTTCTGTACTGTTTTTGCAAACAGTGcttacgttgctttggataaacgcgtctgctaaattaatacaaagTTAAAGTAAGAATCCAGACAATTCTTCCAGTTGTAGTTTGTCGAATAGACTTATCCTAACAAAGATTGTGGTAGCTAGGTAGTTATCCTACCTTTCCTGCAACTCCCGGGGATACAGTACCACCAGTACAGTAGCGAGGAGTGACGGCAGATATGAAAGTAGAAACGTTTGTGACGCTAGCTTTCGGTTTAGTCGCACTTTGCTAAGTGATGTTTATCTACCAAGCTGAGATGtggctactttacactgtgtctggtagtgcCCCTGTACAGAAAACTGTTTAACGCAACTTAGCCTAAGCAACCACTTGCACAAACTTTTTCAACTGAACTTATTGCAGTTTTGTTTCAGGTTTCAAACACTCCCCTTAGCAACCGCGTTTTTTACGTCGCGTATGTGACGTCAACTAAAGTGGACGACGGGTACACTCGTTTTGTTCACCTTTCATCCAGAGATGCTGCAACTCAAATATATCGACTGAGATTCATAATTGAAGAAGACACATCTGGTGGTACATAATTCTTTGTTGAGAAaaaaacaagtgtgtgtttCACCTAATAGGCCAGGGTTCACTACGGTCTCATGAAAGGTTTAAGGTTcaccatgatgtgtgtgtgttgttgcacAGAGTAAAGACACAACTACATTTACCAAAGTAACATTTTACTTCTGTGTTGACATGGCAACAatgatcatacacacacacacacacacatcatagacACACACTATTGTTGGTCCCACATTCTGTTTCCATCTCCGTGGAAACAAAACTTTCTCCATGTGAAAAAGGATCTCTATAGAAACCACCGGTACCCATAGCAATGACATGTCCAAACTGGAGGGTCAGAAAGGGGGGACTGTGACCGAGCGAGCAAGgtaggtaggagagagagaggagggaggaagaaagggagagagaggagggagcgggggggaggagaaagagagaaagagggagggaagacagggaagggaagacagagggaggaatgTTTGTTTCACTTGGGGTGATGACCCTGCAGGACAGTTGGGTCTTCATCTGTCTGttcatctcctcttccttctcctcttccttctcctcttccttctcctcttccttctcctcttccttctcctcttccttctcttcctccttctcttcctcctcacagtGTAATCTTAGTGTTGCGGAAGCTGGAATTATCCCTGTGGAGACAAACCCTCAGTCATACAAGACTaggagttagggttaggagtgtacatacatgtgtgagtgtgtgtgattgtgtgagtaCTTCAGGCTGTCGTTGTGAGTCTTGTACTCCATGATGGTGTTGGGCGGCAGGTTGAGGACTCTGCGCAGCGTGTCTCTGATCCTGGATGTGGTCACCTGGTCACTGGCCGTCTTGTTCCAGATAGACAGGATgtcctcctgcacacacacacccacactacaGCTgatccatgtgtatgtgtgtgtacctgggtagtatgcatttgtgtgtacctgggtagtgtgtgtgtctgagaagtgtgtctatgtgtacctgggtagtgtgtgtgtatgtatacctgggcactgtgtgtgagtgtatctgGGTAGTGTGTACCTGggtagtatgtgtgtatgtatacctgggcactgtgtgtgagtgtatctgGGTAGTGTGTAcctgggtagtgtgtgtgtgcgtacctggaAGCGTATAGACACCACAGCACCACagacctcctcccccaccatgaACTGCTCCCCCAGCATGGCCAGGATGATGTTCTCCCAGAAGCGAGAGGCCAGGCCTTTACGCAGACGGATGATCCACTTACCCCCACTCTTATTAGCCTCgtcctgcccacacacacccattacATGAGtaatgtgtatacacacacacatccattacATGAGttatgtacgcacacacacccacagacacacccccccacagacacacacagacacacccacagatacacacagacacccccacagacacagacacacacacccacacacccccacagacacacaaagacacacccacagacacccacagacacacacacccctacctcCCACATGGGCTTGATCCCCTCCTTGAACAGGTGGAAGTCACTGTGGCCTGTCAAGTCTCCTGGACGAACCAGGTGGCTGTAGAACTTCCAGAACTGCTCCACCTGCGCAACCCAACACAGCTCAAATACTGGGGGGTTGTATGGTGTATGTATAATGTGTTCAGGGTGcaaaataaactttttttcTCCACCAGCCAATTGGCTAGTGAATGTTCAAATTGGACCAGCTACTCAATAGATTAGCATTGTTTTTTGGGCTGGTGAGTATAGAAAATCTACTGGCCTCTTGCACATTTTACCAGCATTTAGCAGGTGTATGCTACTAATGTGTCCTGagagtttgtgtatgtatgtatgtatgtatttatagtgtgtgtgtatgtatatcgtttagtatagtgtatgtgtgtgtgtgtactgaccgaGGCAACGGTTCCTATCTGACGAATGTTCTGCTCATAGTTGGTGTTGGCAGGACGGCTGGGCGTCCGACGAGAATACCAGAAGGTGTAGTTATACTGGAGAGGATGTTCCCCTGCCGCCGAACTCAccagctatacacacacacacacacacacacacacacacacacacaggaggcagTTCTTGAAGGGTTGGTAGCTTATAAAGATAATTATGTCACAATGTACCTTTAAAAGGTGTAGTGTCGCGGATCTGGTGAAACACTCACCTTGCGTCGGTTGTTGTTTCCAACGGAACAGTCCGTGTCGCAGTTCTGCTCCTCGTGCTCTACGTTCTCCTCGTCTTTCAGGCTGTGCGAGACACATTCCCGTTCAGGTGTTAGAACAATGTTCACTATCTGTGTCCGAGCCTGCTCTAATGTCCACCAACTGTTTTCACTGAGACCAAAACAAATGTCTTCATATGGAACCCGATTAGAGATTGGCTTGCTTATCTGTAAAACGTGTGACGGCCCATGATGACTGTCCATTACATCTAACAGCGGCAAGCTTTTGCTGTGGCACAAGCAAACTCAAAAATAAGAAAGAACCCGTAGCCACTACAATGGCAACATACAGCatttacagtagctagctatcgaCACAATTTTCTTCTGCTTAGCACTAGAAACAAGGGGACAAGCTCATTCTAGACTTACTGTTCAAACTGGTTCATCTTAGACCCCCACGTCAATCAGAAACGGACACTAATCAATGGTTAAAACTTGAGCAAATGCCGATAGTTTGTTTGATAAATTAGTGTATACGTGCGGTAAATAACGTATTTCTAAACTCCGTTAGTGCTACTTAGCTAACTCTAAGTACCTAGACTCTAGATAGCTTCACGCTCAttgaccacttcctgtctcgCGAGTGCAGTAGAGTACGGCGCACTGGAAGGGACAAATCTAATGACAACTAAGTACGGGATGGGACGGACAGAGAGCCGGTGGTGTACGGGTGGATGAAGAAAGAACCGGTGGAGTAAGAGACTGGAGAGTGGAGAGAATTTGACCCCCGTTCGCGTGAACGCCCACAAGATATCTCCGCTGCTAAACTACATTCTCATTCGTTTCAATGCTGTGTTCAAAACCACTCGCTCATTAGAATGCCATCTGTAATATCTTAGCATTCATGGTGACGTAATGATAAATTGTTTCACTATTCTGTAATCCTTTTTATTGAAATAAAAACAGTCGGTGACTTTAATGACGACAGAATAGGGAGTATTTTCGGGGACAGCCCCAgttgtgtgagagaaagtgttGCGTGTGCATTGAAGTAGAGGGCTAATTATGTTTTTCTGTCCCCCGCTCTTCCCCATCTCCGGCtgtcctaccccccacccctcctccatcatcaATAACACAATCTGTCTCCCAATTCAATACCTGCCTgtgccagtcacacacacacacaccacctatctctctcacacactatatatctctttctcacactctattgctctctctaacacacacacaccctttctctctcaaacacacacaaacacacacacaggagtttGTTGTTATTAGTTTATGAAGCATGACTGGAGAACTTGACTGTGTCAGCAAGCTCTGCCCTCGGGGAACAACATCATATCATATTCACCATCGATATCATGTGATATACAACATCAATAAAATATACACTATCAAGACCAATATacagagggagtcaggtggctgagcggttagggaattgggctagtaatctaaaggttggttcgattcccggccgtgtcaaatgacgttgtgtccttgggcaaggcacttcacctcacttgcctcaggggaatgtccctgtacttattgtattgtgacactctggataagagctaaatgactaaatgtcaaatgTCAATATACAACGTCAAAAGAATATACACTATCAGTGCCATCTAATCAATATCCTATACAATATCAATGCCAGAATATTAATTTAAATACATATTATACAATCATTTAGTATCATACACTATCAATATCATAGAATATACATTATCATAAAATAGCCTAAAtgacaggggtcagggggaaaAGGGGCCTgggtgacagggagacagggagacagggagacaggttgacagggggacagggagacagggtgacagggagacagggtgacaggttgacagggggacagggagacagggtgacagggagacaggttgacagggtgacagggagacaggttgacagggagacagggtgacagggagacaggttgacagggagacagggtgacagggagacagggtgacagggggacagggagacagggagacagggtgacagggagacaggttgACAGgttgacagggagacagggtgacaggttgacagggagacaggttgacagggagacagggggacagggggacagggggacaggtagacagggagacagggggacagggagacaggttgacagggagacaggttgacagggagacagggagacagggtgacagggagacaggttgacagggagatagggagacagggagacagggggacagggagacagggggacagggagacaggttgacaggaagacagggggacagggagacaggttgacggggagacagggagacaggttgacagggagacaggttgacagggag encodes the following:
- the eif4e2rs1 gene encoding eukaryotic translation initiation factor 4E family member 2 related sequence 1 isoform X2, yielding MNQFEHLKDEENVEHEEQNCDTDCSVGNNNRRKLVSSAAGEHPLQYNYTFWYSRRTPSRPANTNYEQNIRQIGTVASVEQFWKFYSHLVRPGDLTGHSDFHLFKEGIKPMWEDEANKSGGKWIIRLRKGLASRFWENIILAMLGEQFMVGEEVCGAVVSIRFQEDILSIWNKTASDQVTTSRIRDTLRRVLNLPPNTIMEYKTHNDSLKDNSSFRNTKITL
- the eif4e2rs1 gene encoding eukaryotic translation initiation factor 4E family member 2 related sequence 1 isoform X1 is translated as MNQFEHLKDEENVEHEEQNCDTDCSVGNNNRRKLVSSAAGEHPLQYNYTFWYSRRTPSRPANTNYEQNIRQIGTVASVEQFWKFYSHLVRPGDLTGHSDFHLFKEGIKPMWEDEANKSGGKWIIRLRKGLASRFWENIILAMLGEQFMVGEEVCGAVVSIRFQEDILSIWNKTASDQVTTSRIRDTLRRVLNLPPNTIMEYKTHNDSLKYSHNHTHSHMYVHS